A stretch of the Arvicola amphibius chromosome 8, mArvAmp1.2, whole genome shotgun sequence genome encodes the following:
- the LOC119821836 gene encoding pregnancy-specific glycoprotein 22-like: protein MRVSTPPTHTPKLSDDHTHVLLVVFLNSLLASLLTFWHLSTTAHETTVSVPHRVAEGDDVLFLVHSLPKEIKSLAWFKGQGNTTEKIAAYTPRNNLSKLGPAYSNRETIYHNGSMLFEKVTLKDSGFYTLQTYNRRGKILSTTYVTLNVHAFLWKCGRLSTSSQPRIESVPPSVAEGRSVLLLVRNLPEHITAFLWFKGENDLKKRLLAFHHLPFGKTVFWGPAYSGRETLNSDGSLLLHSVSQKDRGLYALRILRADGKSEEAQVQLQVDMATDGACASGESLLLNSVKAGPVVALPLGAGRSMPLVDADKTPGFLSMCSLSEASGGHSCGSLSAFCNALTPSQLMIQPVPRYAAAGEDVLLQVYNLPEEARVFSWLKSNNGSPARKLVVYNRDKPSISWGPAQRIRGKVFKTGSLLLQDVIENDAGMYTLEVLNKDSKIERANVEFYLKKPVTQPFVQITDTTVAGGASVTFTCISPDTDVSIRWIFNNNTLYLTERMTLSPTKCGLRISPVKSTDTGKYQSGPTLPEPDEGVIFASPMVSQLMQPAAFGPHCELAFHLQPLLLFQTSPFLLL from the exons ATGAGGGTGAGCACACCCCCAACTCACACACCAAAGCTGAGTGATGACCACACCCATGTATTATTGGTGGTTTTTCTCAATTCCCTTCTAGCCTCCCTTTTAACCTTCTGGCACCTGTCCACCACCGCCCATGAGACCACTGTATCAGTGCCACACCGAGTGGCTGAAGGAGATGACGTCCTGTTCCTTGTCCACAGTCTGCCAAAGGAAATTAAATCTTTAGCCTGGTTCAAAGGGCAAGGAAACACAACAGAAAAGATTGCAGCATATACACCACGCAACAATTTAAGTAAGCTAGGTCCTGCGTACAGCAATAGAGAGACAATATATCACAACGGATCCATGCTGTTTGAGAAGGTCACCCTGAAGGACTCAGGATTTTATACGCTACAAACCTATAACAGACGTGGAAAAATTTTATCAACAACGTACGTGACCCTCAATGTGCATG CTTTCCTTTGGAAGTGTGGGCGCCTTTCTACCTCTTCCCAGCCCAGGATTGAATCAGTGCCACCCAGCGTAGCTGAAGGGAGAAGTGTTCTTCTACTTGTTCGCAATCTCCCAGAGCATATCACAGCCTTTCTCTGGTTCAAAGGAGAGAATGACTTAAAGAAGCGCCTTCTGGCTTTCCACCATTTACCATTTGGAAAAACAGTTTTTTGGGGGCCTGCATACAGTGGCAGGGAAACGCTCAACAGTGATGGGTCCCTGCTGCTTCACAGTGTCAGTCAGAAAGACCGTGGATTGTACGCACTGCGAATTCTGAGAGCAGATGGTAAAAGTGAAGAAGCACAGGTGCAGCTCCAGGTGGACA TGGCTACAGATGGAGCATGTGCTTCAGGGGAGTCCCTTCTCCTGAATTCGGTGAAGGCAGGGCCTGTGGTTGCTCTTCCTTTGGGTGCAGGCAGGTCTATGCCTCTAGTGGATGCTGATAAGACTCCAGGGTTCCTCTCCATGTGCAGTCTGAGTGAAGCCTCCGGTGGTCACAGCTGTG gtTCCCTTTCTGCATTCTGTAATGCTCTCACTCCTTCCCAACTCATGATCCAACCAGTGCCTCGGTATGCTGCTGCAGGTGAAGATGTACTTCTCCAAGTTTATAATCTTCCAGAAGAAGCACGAGTATTTTCCTGGCTCAAATCAAACAATGGGAGCCCAGCCCGTAAACTTGTAGTATACAACAGAGACAAACCTTCTATTTCCTGGGGGCCTGCACAGAGAATAAGAGGGAAGGTGTTCAAAACTGGATCCCTGCTGCTTCAGGATGTCATTGAGAATGATGCAGGGATGTACACACTGGAAGTTTTAAACAAAGATTCCAAAATTGAAAGAGCAAATGTGGAGTTTTATTTAAAGA agcctgTGACACAGCCCTTTGTTCAAATCACTGATACCACAGTCGCAGGAGGTGCATCTGTGACTTTCACCTGCATTTCACCTGACACTGATGTCTCCATCCGTTGGATCTTCAATAACAATACTCTATACCTCACAGAGAGGATGACTCTGTCCCCAACAAAGTGTGGACTCAGAATAAGTCCTGTCAAGAGCACGGATACTGGAAAATATCAGT
- the LOC119821837 gene encoding carcinoembryonic antigen-related cell adhesion molecule 3-like: protein MAAFKNLLALRRLLPRKPIVFGPAYSGRETLNSDGSLLLHSVSQKDRGLYTLRLLRSYGTSEDVQVQLQVDSSLSVFCNALTSSRLMIQPVLRYVAEGEDVLLQVHNLPEEALLFSWHKSNNGSPARKLVVYNRDKPSISWGPAQRIRGKVFKTGSLLLQDVIESDAGMYTLEVLNKDSKIERANVEFYVKSK from the exons ATGGCTGCCTTCAAGAACCTTTTGGCTCTCCGACGTCTACTACCCAGGAAACCAATTGTGTTTGGACCTGCATACAGTGGCAGGGAGACATTGAACAGTGATGGGTCCCTGCTGCTTCACAGTGTCAGTCAGAAAGACCGTGGATTGTACACACTACGACTTCTGAGATCATACGGTACAAGTGAAGACGTACAAGTGCAGCTCCAGGTGGACA gTTCCCTTTCTGTGTTCTGTAATGCTCTCACTTCTTCCCGACTCATGATCCAACCGGTGCTTCGGTATGTTGCTGAAGGTGAAGACGTGCTTCTCCAAGTTCATAATCTTCCAGAAGAAGCTCTACTATTTTCCTGGCACAAATCAAACAATGGGAGCCCAGCCCGTAAACTTGTAGTATACAACAGAGACAAACCTTCTATCTCCTGGGGGCCTGCACAGAGAATAAGAGGGAAGGTGTTCAAAACTGGATCCCTGCTGCTCCAGGATGTCATTGAGAGTGATGCAGGGATGTACACACTGGAAGTTTTAAACAAAGATTCCAAAATTGAAAGAGCAAATGTGGAGTTTTATGTAAAGAGTAAGTGA